In Bacteroidales bacterium, the following proteins share a genomic window:
- a CDS encoding iron ABC transporter permease — translation METIETSYRSYQGKKYAFLLLMFVVLIAFAIVGITLGSASIGLNDIFNVIFARGSEMQHQIIVNIRLPRVLSAILAGTALAVSGAAMQTILRNPLGSPFTLGVSNAAAFGAAFAVIVLSAGTSQSGNTETVMLNNPYSVTISAFLWSMVSTLIIFLLARFKGATPEVMILTGIILGSLFSAGITALQYFADDIEISSIVFWTFGDIGRSSWRDFLILLGVVLIATVIFLRNRWNYNALDAGDEMAKSLGVHVQRTRLTGMVTASLATAVTVSFFGIIAFVGLVVPHIVRRVIGGDERFLIPASALFGGMFLLVSDTVARTVIAPVVLPVGILTSFLGAPLFLYLLIRGIGKGYW, via the coding sequence ATGGAAACCATTGAAACAAGTTACAGGAGTTACCAGGGGAAAAAATATGCCTTTCTGCTTCTCATGTTTGTTGTGCTCATTGCTTTTGCAATTGTCGGCATTACTCTGGGTTCCGCAAGTATTGGACTGAATGACATATTCAACGTCATCTTTGCCAGGGGCAGCGAAATGCAGCATCAGATCATCGTTAACATCCGGTTACCCCGTGTACTTTCGGCCATTCTGGCGGGTACAGCTCTTGCCGTATCAGGTGCCGCCATGCAGACCATTCTGAGAAATCCACTGGGATCTCCTTTCACTCTGGGTGTTTCCAATGCCGCTGCCTTCGGTGCCGCTTTCGCCGTTATTGTTCTATCGGCAGGAACCAGTCAGAGCGGAAATACCGAAACCGTAATGCTGAACAATCCATACAGCGTTACCATATCGGCCTTCCTCTGGAGTATGGTCAGTACATTAATCATCTTTCTGCTGGCCAGGTTCAAGGGAGCCACTCCTGAAGTAATGATCCTCACGGGAATTATCCTGGGTTCGTTATTCTCGGCAGGAATTACAGCATTACAATATTTTGCGGATGATATCGAGATCTCTTCTATTGTCTTCTGGACCTTTGGCGATATCGGAAGATCCTCCTGGAGAGACTTTCTGATTCTTCTGGGGGTAGTACTCATAGCCACGGTGATCTTTCTGAGGAACCGGTGGAATTACAATGCACTGGATGCCGGCGACGAGATGGCCAAAAGCCTGGGCGTTCACGTACAGCGAACACGCCTTACAGGTATGGTAACCGCTTCGCTTGCAACAGCAGTTACCGTATCGTTCTTTGGCATCATCGCCTTTGTCGGATTGGTTGTTCCTCATATTGTTCGAAGGGTGATTGGTGGCGATGAACGTTTTCTGATACCCGCCTCTGCCCTTTTCGGCGGTATGTTTTTGCTGGTCTCCGATACGGTGGCCCGCACAGTCATCGCTCCTGTAGTGCTGCCGGTGGGTATACTCACTTCATTCCTGGGAGCCCCGCTCTTCCTGTATCTTTTGATCAGAGGAATAGGGAAAGGATATTGGTAA
- a CDS encoding ABC transporter ATP-binding protein translates to MQLTIDNITFSYNGRPVLENVNREIPGGDFAAIVGPNGSGKSTLLRCIDGILKPKEGTVFVENENIHQFNRHTRAKTFGYVPQEARNTPPATVFDTVLMGRKPYIGWRIKEEDRNITGRIIRQLDMEDIAMKDVNKLSGGQRQRVFIARALAQQPNILLLDEPTANLDLRHQLEVLQLLQNVTQKNITTLVAIHDLNLAAQYCSTFIMLKEGKIFATGGKEILTRENIENLYNIRVNIFHNNGNVFFVPVEKA, encoded by the coding sequence ATGCAGCTCACGATAGACAACATCACATTCAGCTACAACGGACGACCGGTACTGGAAAATGTCAACAGAGAAATTCCCGGAGGAGATTTTGCAGCCATCGTAGGTCCGAATGGTTCGGGCAAAAGTACCTTGCTGCGATGCATCGATGGAATTCTCAAACCCAAAGAAGGAACGGTATTCGTTGAAAATGAAAACATCCATCAGTTTAACAGACACACCAGGGCCAAAACTTTTGGATATGTGCCCCAGGAAGCCCGGAACACCCCTCCAGCTACGGTTTTTGACACGGTTTTAATGGGCCGCAAACCCTATATTGGATGGAGAATAAAAGAGGAGGACAGAAACATCACCGGCCGCATCATCAGACAGCTTGATATGGAAGATATTGCCATGAAGGATGTAAACAAGCTTAGCGGAGGTCAGCGGCAAAGGGTTTTCATAGCCCGTGCACTGGCCCAGCAGCCCAATATACTTCTGCTTGACGAACCTACAGCCAATCTCGACCTGAGGCATCAGCTCGAAGTGCTGCAGTTGCTGCAAAATGTAACACAAAAAAACATTACCACACTGGTAGCCATTCATGACCTTAACCTCGCCGCCCAGTATTGCTCAACCTTCATTATGCTGAAGGAAGGAAAAATATTTGCCACCGGCGGTAAAGAGATACTGACCAGAGAAAACATCGAGAACCTTTACAATATACGGGTAAACATATTTCACAACAACGGAAATGTGTTTTTCGTGCCGGTAGAAAAGGCATAA
- a CDS encoding DUF3267 domain-containing protein, protein MMDMDPYYYTRQEITINIEEIGRKALRITIPLILFSIILFFILWPGMFSFNAFRNAFPDNPLIVLAIVLGGIVLHELLHGITWALFCKNGFRSIRFGIWLRMLTPYCHCKEPLRRNQYIAGGFMPGLLQGIFPLIFALVQGSMGFLLLGIFFSFAAGGDFAMMWELRKEKRSSLLLDHPDKLGCYLYKKKNKN, encoded by the coding sequence ATGATGGATATGGATCCGTATTATTATACCAGGCAGGAAATAACGATCAACATAGAAGAAATCGGCCGGAAGGCCCTTCGAATCACCATTCCCCTCATACTTTTTTCGATCATTCTTTTCTTTATTCTCTGGCCCGGGATGTTCAGCTTCAATGCGTTCAGGAATGCTTTTCCTGATAATCCGCTTATTGTATTGGCTATCGTCCTGGGAGGTATCGTTTTGCACGAATTGCTCCACGGCATTACATGGGCCCTTTTCTGCAAGAATGGGTTTAGATCTATCCGCTTCGGGATATGGCTCAGGATGCTCACCCCCTATTGTCACTGTAAAGAACCGCTAAGAAGAAACCAGTACATCGCGGGTGGTTTCATGCCCGGCCTTTTGCAGGGTATTTTCCCTCTGATATTTGCTTTAGTACAAGGTAGCATGGGATTTTTGTTACTGGGAATATTTTTTTCATTTGCTGCCGGAGGTGACTTTGCCATGATGTGGGAACTCAGAAAAGAAAAGAGAAGCAGCTTACTTCTTGATCACCCGGATAAGCTGGGTTGTTATCTTTATAAAAAAAAGAATAAAAATTAA